A window of the Microplitis mediator isolate UGA2020A chromosome 5, iyMicMedi2.1, whole genome shotgun sequence genome harbors these coding sequences:
- the LOC130667514 gene encoding uncharacterized protein LOC130667514, with protein MLRVSQFLLLISSMYLKVSSRIPRTFSTTYVGLQDDNNFGHSGYAYLSSDTAKPELELSSCQYVDVNITTCQVQFAKFRKRGDVFAIRAWGAATIRDNILAFVSYLLHQTTHKFSDDAESSLIIIYEEIRKNNLRIMDFLPLTNNIPRLHGAGQFAKLFLNLQYIMPLFCKSALQVLANTMLKLKESEDKYNQDDIYIHSENNVKIKFHEIDIYADIGLHILPLLRITYAGKDFHVDKHVNKSLGHEFAIMFVMIQRGKLPLTQPILAALLINMRFDDLSPRESEDLKFLIDILRNNKVNKWSPNFIGSSHLDNPYDLVESTFKSIANHPDVNALLSDIANDLQNRVHSTPHTHETKLMEPFFNTEELNITLLFEVTKSSLPTNTNVKRLQELVENGTINMFYALKGFVRYNYNTPKNLIIAFFQRLKMRAPSHPNTMFLLNQIVDELSDPEIQVRVHSHHYRKNSSRRDYSSRRDLHKLIHSKNKYVKFRPPLIQMFRQKFKKIETNVTVRLDDSPSNSTVNCEEVSKPPLESWLKNLDYPIRNVNLTDLIADASIFLAKFINDNTEISNFMIDLLIKRKIEREHFLKSEVILSNITYEGTARDLLKYLFKKVININKVRARSLIYYDMIKIYCRLINEHENVIFDTSSLKLDELARNNSIELFRSTVSPSLQRVIDSYNASNHSAIYWNNYTTNRQLISDLCRVYLLQPPVKEDDTLFNELLIILHTIYHVPIKFTELLNIYDFKTLYEIKDLRMIQELLMKPDVMQLLGDDFDLGRYPYKGVMLKEILNRLIAYNDIRKNVTLLKVVELQISDITCDGHWAEPVTEILSDVLTDQVDINKIFDLGLDSRKLTPEVQNAFIDMWNWYGGMFNPITYMKEMNISDYATRSQFIEGFLTSLGKNVESDFLRVVRDIKLMRSAILKTGNGLEPVDYL; from the exons ATGTTACGTGTCtcacaatttttattacttatttccAGCATG tACTTGAAGGTATCATCACGAATACCCAGAACATTTTCAACAACATACGTCGGCCTTCAAGATGACAACAATTTTGGGCACAGTGGGTACGCATATTTATCATCAGATACAGCAAAACCAGAGCTAGAATTATCATCATGTCAATATGTAGACGTTAATATAACTACATGTCAAGTTCAGTTTGCGAAATTCAGAAAACGAGGAGACGTTTTTGCGATTCGTGCATGGGGGGCTGCAACAATACGTGACAATATTCTTGCatttgtaagttatttattacacCAAACAACACACAAATTTTCAGATGATGCTGAGTCAAGTttgattattatatatgaggaaatacgaaaaaataatttacgtaTAATGGATTTTTTACCATTAACGAATAACATACCGAGATTGCACGGAGCAGGTCAATTTGCTAagctatttttaaacttacaaTACATAATGCCGCTATTTTGTAAAAGCGCATTACAAGTATTAGCGAACACAATgcttaaattaaaagaaagtgAAGATAAATATAACCAAgatgatatttatattcactCTGAGAacaatgttaaaataaaatttcatgaaatagatatatatgcaGATATTGGTTTACATATTTTGCCATTACTGCGTATTACATATGCCGGTAAAGATTTTCATGTTGATAAACACGTCAACAAATCATTAGGACATGAGTTTGCAATAATGTTTGTGATGATCCAACGAGGAAAACTTCCATTAACTCAACCAATATTAGCAgcgttattaataaatatgagaTTTGATGATTTGTCGCCGAGAGAAAGTGaagatttgaaatttcttataGATATATTGCGCAACAATAAAGTTAACAAGTGGTcaccaaattttattggatCATCACATCTTGATAATCCGTATGATTTGGTTGAGAGCACGTTCAAATCTATTGCAAATCATCCTGATGTAAACGCTTTATTAAGTGATATTGCAAATGATTTACAAAATAGAGTCCATTCAACTCCTCATACTCATGAAACAAAATTGATGGAACCATTTTTCAATACCGAAGAATTGAATATTACTTTGTTGTTCGAAGTAACAAAATCAAGTCTACCAACTAATACTAATGTCAAAAGATTACAAGAATTAGTTGAAAACGGGACCATTAATATGTTTTATGCATTGAAAGGTTTCGTTCgttataattacaatacaccaaaaaatttaataattgcatTTTTTCAACGGCTAAAAATGCGCGCCCCAAGTCATCCGAATACTATGTTTCTGTTAAATCAAATCGTTGATGAATTATCAGATCCTGAAATTCAAGTGCGCGTACACAGTCAtcattatagaaaaaatagtagtCGTCGGGATTATTCAAGTAGAAGAGATTTACATAAGTTAATACATTCgaagaataaatatgtcaaATTTCGTCCGCCATTAATTCAAATGTTTcgtcaaaaatttaagaaaattgaaacaaATGTCACAGTACGTTTGGACGATTCACCATCAAATTCAACGGTAAATTGTGAAGAGGTATCAAAACCACCATTGGAATCTTGGTTGAAAAATCTTGATTATCCTATACGTAATGTAAATCTTACTGATTTGATAGCCGATGCAAGTATATTTTTGGCTAAATTCATTAATGATAATACCGAAATAAGCAATTTCATGATTGATTTGCTGattaaacgtaaaatagaaagagaacattttttgaaaagtgaGGTTATATTGTCAAACATAACTTATGAGGGCACGGCACGAGATTTGTTGAagtatttgtttaaaaaagtcattaatattaataaagtgCGTGCGAGAAGTTTAATTTACTATgacatgataaaaatatactgtAGATTGATAAACGAACatgaaaacgttatttttgaTACATCATCGCTGAAATTAGATGAATTGGCACGAAATAATTCAATTGAACTATTTAGGAGTACTGTAAGCCCTTCATTGCAAAGAGTTATTGACAGTTACAATGCCTCGAATCATTCAGCTATTTATTGGAATAATTACACGACAAATCGTCAACTAATAAGTGATTTATGTCGTGTCTATTTACTTCAACCTCCTGTTAAAGAAGATGATACATTATTTAATGAACTATTAATTATCTTGCATACTATTTATCATGTACCGATAAAGTTCACAGaattacttaatatttatgatttcaAAACGTTGTATGAAATTAAGGATCTGAGAATGATACAAGAGTTGTTAATGAAACCTGATGTAATGCAGTTACTTGGCGACGATTTCGATTTGGGTAGATATCCTTACAAGGGTGTTATGTTaaaggaaattttaaatcgtcTGATTGCTTACAATGATATTAGGAAAAATGTGACACTTTTAAAAGTTGTGGAATTACAAATTAGCGACATAACCTGTGATGGGCATTGGGCGGAACCGGTTACGGAAATTTTGTCAGATGTTTTGACGGATCaagttgatattaataaaatttttgacttagGATTGGACTCGAGAAAACTTACTCCTGAGGTACAGAATGCTTTTATTGACATGTGGAATTGGTATGGGGGAATGTTTAATCCGATAACTTATATGAAAGAAATGAATATTAGTGATTATGCCACGCGGTCACAATTTATTGAAGGATTTTTGACCAGCCTCGGCAAAAATGTTGAATCCGATTTTTTGAGAGTTGTTAGGGACATTAAACTTATGAGATCGGccattttgaaaactggaaatgGCTTGGAACCTGTTGATTATTTATag
- the LOC130667516 gene encoding putative ankyrin repeat protein RF_0381, protein MSEQKKLRVENIENKHIKFYIEAHNVYINMRFIYNSIIEDWTFLHTAVDQSDEDLVEYLLEKGADPNINVKIYGTPLHVAVKKGNLDIIKNLLKHGADINVRGDMCENFTVLEYAVQHDNIEAYKILTDRVNMLDPVLMCIALKYNSKKILDAYLTENIEANYRSKDYGSLLHCAVHSNNLDAIERLIKYGADINYACSYNNGTGLWDYSDLTALQIAVIFNKMKAVKLLVQKHADVNICADDDEAALSLAISMTCHDDVINDLLYAGADIGKIDLSKYVGRESIKKLIKKQAVKLNVAKLYVSEKHLETIADDRELIDFRNRCIEEIEDMKKIKISMSGVNFYSLLRKNYHQLALYAKNDVIRSAVLETDFLGTHFPLYAGIVSSRFRKGLERKNLLVKIENFVFDVFHDLPDTFVRNIFLYLSNGDLESLQSRL, encoded by the coding sequence atgagcgagCAGAAAAAATTGAGAGTTGAGAACATAgaaaataaacatataaaattttatatagaagcgcataatgtatatataaatatgagatTTATTTACAACTCAATAATAGAAGACTGGACATTTTTGCACACAGCAGTCGATCAATCTGATGAAGATTTAGTAGAGTATCTTTTAGAAAAAGGAGCTGACCCaaatataaatgttaaaatttacgGCACTCCTCTTCATGTGGCCGTAAAAAAGGGTAATTTagatatcataaaaaatttattgaaacacGGCGCGGATATAAATGTGCGCGGTGACATGTGTGAAAATTTTACGGTACTTGAGTATGCTGTCCAGCACGATAATATTGaagcttataaaattttaaccgATAGGGTAAATATGTTAGATCCTGTTTTAATGTGCATcgcacttaaatataacagtaaaaaaatattagatgcATATTTGACTGAAAATATCGAAGCAAATTACCGATCAAAAGACTATGGATCACTTCTTCATTGCGCAGTTCATAGCAATAATTTAGACGCAATTGAACGACTGATAAAATATGGTGCGGATATAAATTATGCGTGCAGTTATAATAACGGTACGGGTTTATGGGACTACAGTGATTTGACGGCCTTACAAATTGctgtcatttttaataaaatgaaagctGTAAAATTGTTGGTACAGAAACATGCTGATGTTAATATATGCGCAGATGATGACGAAGCGGCATTGAGTTTGGCTATTTCGATGACTTGTCACGATGATGTTATCAATGATCTTCTTTATGCGGGTGCTGATATTGggaaaattgatttatcgaaATATGTGGGACgagaatcaattaaaaaattgattaaaaaacaagcTGTTAAATTGAATGTCGCTAAATTGTATGTCAGTGAAAAACATTTAGAAACAATTGCTGATGACAGAGAATTGATTGATTTTCGAAATCGCTGTATTGAGGAAATAgaagatatgaaaaaaataaaaatcagtaTGTCGGGTGTTAACTTTTATAgtcttttaagaaaaaattatcatcaacTGGCGCTGTATGCTAAAAATGATGTAATAAGATCAGCGGTTTTAGAGACTGATTTTTTGGGAACACACTTTCCGTTGTATGCTGGTATTGTTAGTAGTCGATTCCGTAAAGGACttgaacgaaaaaatttattggtgaaaattgaaaattttgtttttgacgTTTTTCATGATCTACCTGACACTTTTgtaagaaatatatttttgtatttgagTAATGGTGACTTGGAAAGCTTACAAAGTAgactgtaa